A window from Pagrus major chromosome 4, Pma_NU_1.0 encodes these proteins:
- the LOC140994983 gene encoding transmembrane channel-like protein 3 isoform X2: MSTVSEPLVGSSRSLSAAKRHKSIRKNSRRIYSAYQDHQQGSSDDEDKEDERVDSNDPEEMFQNIQYQKEIIANIRTRPWPMRRKLKVLKQAREIVLKYEGRLTRTRGYQTAGADLLKKLSRVLYNIVVLFIPWEVRIKKIESHFGSGVASYFIFLRWLFGINIVLTIMTGAFIVLPELLAGAPFGTTRSKTIPKEHLASAQDLDTIWSLGGYLQYSVLFYGYYGRVRKIGSAGYRLPLAYFLVGMAVFAYSFIILLRKMAKNSRLSLASASDENFTFCWRVFCAWDYLIGNPEAAESKGAAIVNNIREAIVEEQEKKKDTSLAVLISLRILANILVLLSLAGSIYIIYFVVDRSQKLEQEKPELTLWEKNEVSVVVSLITMIAPSAFELVAQLEMYHPRTSLRFQLARVLVLYLGNLYSLIIALLDKVNSMSSAVPVNPGNWSDSSSFLATISQPEVDSLSTLVSDISVSEHRNTTIATIPTVLNITRSGSVTISNQTALFEKNTRSQQDQCWETYVGQEMLKLSIIDMIFTVASILLIDFIRGLVVRYLSDCCCWDLESKFPEYGEFKIAENVLHLIYNQGMIWMGAFFSPCLPAFNVLKLIGLMYLRSWAVLTCNVPHQQVFRASRSNNFYLAMLLFMLFLCMLPTIFAIVRYRPSQHCGPFSGQEKIYDIISETVASDFPLWFSKVMSYVTSPVVVLPALLLLFMLIYYLQAIARSLKFTNNQLRMQLQTERTDDKKKVFQMAAARLQAPEAAADKKPDQQESDITSQEASIHTPSPRRNGSVTNFQSPIRRGNSIRTITQSASRADLNRGSVAGSVRSPTVTILPKHRPEHVPNSRPPPFLGGPSGTCRSKSYHHMAYNHPARYSDNIHSDPLCRKTIRSLHPVEAAGIITAQSYGGRRGHTTRYVIVNEHEPRKKLLRSATRIPRHYLMEESAEILELYPRNIKRYTPRTTHHQPHPHRSHPSQQHLSEEEEEEEEGKGRRRMSMGKAHRPRSLSDLHQPAHFYIGERVESHVPMTKDGRTARGRHGAPDEDEEEDAEGEMDWEELESHSRFQAKADPLLVRTRRHIHSPGRHYQSPARVRHMESYVKPKTRPKLETPLTESDSASLASSSDQQNSSTDQYIQVIHNKERYLKSDARQGKLPKKRSKTCFDLNVTESNDLVSSNV; this comes from the exons CTGCTAAAGAAACTTTCCCGTGTGCTTTACAACATCGTGGTTCTGTTCATCCCCTGGGAAGTGAGGATCAAGAAAATCGAAA GTCACTTTGGGTCAGGCGTGGCGTCCTACTTTATCTTCCTCCGCTGGTTGTTTGGGATCAACATTGTCCTGACCATCATGACTGGAGCCTTCATCGTCCTACCAGAG CTGCTGGCGGGAGCTCCGTTTGGAACAACGAGGAGTAAAACTATCCCCAAGGAGCATCTGGCTTCAGCCCAGGACCTGGACACCATCTGGTCTCTTGGG GGCTACCTGCAGTACTCTGTGTTATTCTATGGTTATTATGGCAGGGTGAGGAAAATTGGCAGTGCAGGGTACCGGCTGCCCCTCGCCTACTTCCTGGTTGGGATGGCTGTCTTTGCCTACAGTTTCATCATTTTGTTAAGAAA AATGGCTAAAAACTCTCGTCTGAGTCTGGCCAGTGCCTCTGATGAGAACTTCACGTTCTGCTGGAGGGTGTTCTGTGCCTGGGATTACCTGATAGGAAACCCAGAGGCTGCAGAGAGCAAAGGAGCTGCCATCGTCAACAACATCagg GAGGCCATTGTGGAGGAGcaggaaaagaagaaggatACCAGTCT GGCCGTTCTGATCAGTCTGCGTATTTTAGCTAACATCCTGGTGCTGCTGTCTCTGGCCGGCAGCATCTACATCATCTACTTTGTGGTGGACCGCTCTCAGAAACTGGAGCAGGAGAAGCCGGAGCTGACGCTGTGGGAGAAGAACGAG GTTAGTGTGGTGGTTTCTCTCATCACCATGATTGCTCCGTCTGCCTTCGAGCTGGTGGCTCAGCTCGAGATGTACCACCCACGAACCTCACTACGCTTCCAGCTGGCCAG GGTGCTTGTTTTATACCTGGGGAATCTCTACAGCCTCATTATTGCCCTCCTTGATAAGGTCAACAGTATGAGCTCTGCT GTCCCAGTGAATCCAGGGAACTGGTCtgactccagctccttcctggCCACCATCTCTCAGCCGGAGGTAGACAGCCTCTCCACCCTGGTTTCTGACATCTCTGTCTCTGAGCATCGCAACACCACCATAGCGACCATCCCCACGGTGCTGAACATTACTCGGAGCGGCTCAGTGACCATCTCCAACCAGACAGCCCTGTTTGAGAAGAACACCCGCTCTCAGCAGGACCAATGCTGGGAGACCTACGTTGGACAG GAGATGCTGAAGCTGTCCATCATTGACATGATCTTCACGGTGGCCAGCATCCTGCTCATTGACTTCATCAGAGGTTTGGTGGTTCGCTACCTGAGTGATTGTTGCTGCTGGGATTTAGAGAGCAAGTTT CCTGAATATGGAGAATTTAAGATAGCAGAGAATGTCCTGCATCTGATTTATAACCAAGGAATGATCTG gaTGGGAGCATTTTTCTCCCCCTGTCTTCCTGCCTTCAACGTGTTGAAGCTGATTGGTTTGATGTATCTGAGGAGCTGGGCCGTCCTCACCTGTAATGTTCCCCATCAGCAGGTGTTCCGAGCCTCCag ATCAAACAATTTCTACTTGGCTATGCTGCTTTTCATGCTCTTTCTCTGTATGCTGCCCACCATCTTTGCCATAGTGAGGTACAGACCGTCACAGCACTGTGGACCATTCAG TGGCCAAGAGAAGATTTATGACATCATCTCTGAGACAGTGGCCAGTGACTTCCCACTGTGGTTCAGCAAAGTGATGAGTTATGTTACCAGCCCTGTGGTAGTGCTGCCAGCACTGCTACTGCTGTT CATGCTGATATATTATCTCCAGGCCATTGCCAGATCACTCAAATTCACCAACAACCAGTTGAGGATGCAGCTCCAGACT GAGCGGACTGATGACAAGAAGAAAGTCTTTCAGATGGCTGCAG CTAGACTGCAGGCTCCAGAGGCTGCAGCGGACAAAAAGCCTGATCAGCAGGAGAGTGACATCACAAGCCAGGAGGCCTCCATCCACACTCCATCACCCCGACGGAACGGCAGCGTCACAAACTTTCAGTCTCCTATTCGCCGTGGAAACAGCATCCGCACCATCACCCAATCAGCGTCTAGGGCAGACCTGAACAGAGGAAGTGTTGCTGGATCTGTCAGGAGCCCAACAGTGACCATTCTGCCCAAACACAGGCCGGAGCACGTACCTAACAG TAG GCCTCCACCATTTCTTGGTGGCCCTAGTGGTACCTGCAGGTCCAAGTCCTACCACCACATGGCATACAATCACCCAGCTCGCTATTCTGACAACATCCACTCTGACCCCCTGTGCAGGAAGACCATACGCTCCTTACATCCTGTTGAAGCTGCAGGGATCATCACTGCACAGAGTTATGGAGGACGACGTGGTCATACCACCCGCTATGTGATCGTCAACGAGCACGAGCCCAGGAAGAAGCTGCTGCGCTCAGCTACACGGATCCCACGGCATTACCTCATGGAGGAGTCTGCAGAGATCCTGGAGCTGTACCCACGCAACATCAAACGCTACACACCCCGCACAACTCACCACCAACCGCATCCTCACCGGTCCCACCCTTCACAGCAGCATctgagtgaagaagaagaagaggaggaagagggaaaggGCAGGAGAAGGATGTCCATGGGGAAGGCTCATCGGCCCCGTTCCCTCTCGGACCTCCACCAGCCAGCACACTTCTACATCGGTGAGCGCGTGGAGAGCCACGTGCCCATGACTAAAGATGGCCGCACTGCTCGAGGAAGACATGGAGCACCAGacgaggatgaagaagaggatgcTGAAGGAGAAATGGACTGGGAAGAATTGGAGTCACATTCCCGGTTCCAGGCCAAAGCAGACCCTCTTCTTGTGCGAACCAGGCGTCATATCCATTCACCAGGCAGACACTATCAGTCCCCGGCCAGGGTCAGGCACATGGAGTCTTATGTGAAGCCCAAGACAAGACCAAAACTGGAGACCCCTCTGACTGAGTCTGACTCAGCCTCTCTGGCCTCGAGCAGTGACCAGCAGAACAGCAGCACTGACCAGTACATTCAGGTCATCCACAACAAAGAGCGCTATCTCAAGTCTGATGCCAGGCAAGGAAAGCTGCCCAAAAAGAGGTCCAAAACCTGCTTCGATCTAAATGTTACAGAGTCAAATGACCTGGTTTCCTCTAATGTATGA
- the LOC140994983 gene encoding transmembrane channel-like protein 3 isoform X1 produces the protein MSTVSEPLVGSSRSLSAAKRHKSIRKNSRRIYSAYQDHQQGSSDDEDKEDERVDSNDPEEMFQNIQYQKEIIANIRTRPWPMRRKLKVLKQAREIVLKYEGRLTRTRGYQTAGADLLKKLSRVLYNIVVLFIPWEVRIKKIESHFGSGVASYFIFLRWLFGINIVLTIMTGAFIVLPELLAGAPFGTTRSKTIPKEHLASAQDLDTIWSLGGYLQYSVLFYGYYGRVRKIGSAGYRLPLAYFLVGMAVFAYSFIILLRKMAKNSRLSLASASDENFTFCWRVFCAWDYLIGNPEAAESKGAAIVNNIREAIVEEQEKKKDTSLAVLISLRILANILVLLSLAGSIYIIYFVVDRSQKLEQEKPELTLWEKNEVSVVVSLITMIAPSAFELVAQLEMYHPRTSLRFQLARVLVLYLGNLYSLIIALLDKVNSMSSAVPVNPGNWSDSSSFLATISQPEVDSLSTLVSDISVSEHRNTTIATIPTVLNITRSGSVTISNQTALFEKNTRSQQDQCWETYVGQEMLKLSIIDMIFTVASILLIDFIRGLVVRYLSDCCCWDLESKFPEYGEFKIAENVLHLIYNQGMIWMGAFFSPCLPAFNVLKLIGLMYLRSWAVLTCNVPHQQVFRASRSNNFYLAMLLFMLFLCMLPTIFAIVRYRPSQHCGPFSGQEKIYDIISETVASDFPLWFSKVMSYVTSPVVVLPALLLLFMLIYYLQAIARSLKFTNNQLRMQLQTERTDDKKKVFQMAAARLQAPEAAADKKPDQQESDITSQEASIHTPSPRRNGSVTNFQSPIRRGNSIRTITQSASRADLNRGSVAGSVRSPTVTILPKHRPEHVPNRPPPFLGGPSGTCRSKSYHHMAYNHPARYSDNIHSDPLCRKTIRSLHPVEAAGIITAQSYGGRRGHTTRYVIVNEHEPRKKLLRSATRIPRHYLMEESAEILELYPRNIKRYTPRTTHHQPHPHRSHPSQQHLSEEEEEEEEGKGRRRMSMGKAHRPRSLSDLHQPAHFYIGERVESHVPMTKDGRTARGRHGAPDEDEEEDAEGEMDWEELESHSRFQAKADPLLVRTRRHIHSPGRHYQSPARVRHMESYVKPKTRPKLETPLTESDSASLASSSDQQNSSTDQYIQVIHNKERYLKSDARQGKLPKKRSKTCFDLNVTESNDLVSSNV, from the exons CTGCTAAAGAAACTTTCCCGTGTGCTTTACAACATCGTGGTTCTGTTCATCCCCTGGGAAGTGAGGATCAAGAAAATCGAAA GTCACTTTGGGTCAGGCGTGGCGTCCTACTTTATCTTCCTCCGCTGGTTGTTTGGGATCAACATTGTCCTGACCATCATGACTGGAGCCTTCATCGTCCTACCAGAG CTGCTGGCGGGAGCTCCGTTTGGAACAACGAGGAGTAAAACTATCCCCAAGGAGCATCTGGCTTCAGCCCAGGACCTGGACACCATCTGGTCTCTTGGG GGCTACCTGCAGTACTCTGTGTTATTCTATGGTTATTATGGCAGGGTGAGGAAAATTGGCAGTGCAGGGTACCGGCTGCCCCTCGCCTACTTCCTGGTTGGGATGGCTGTCTTTGCCTACAGTTTCATCATTTTGTTAAGAAA AATGGCTAAAAACTCTCGTCTGAGTCTGGCCAGTGCCTCTGATGAGAACTTCACGTTCTGCTGGAGGGTGTTCTGTGCCTGGGATTACCTGATAGGAAACCCAGAGGCTGCAGAGAGCAAAGGAGCTGCCATCGTCAACAACATCagg GAGGCCATTGTGGAGGAGcaggaaaagaagaaggatACCAGTCT GGCCGTTCTGATCAGTCTGCGTATTTTAGCTAACATCCTGGTGCTGCTGTCTCTGGCCGGCAGCATCTACATCATCTACTTTGTGGTGGACCGCTCTCAGAAACTGGAGCAGGAGAAGCCGGAGCTGACGCTGTGGGAGAAGAACGAG GTTAGTGTGGTGGTTTCTCTCATCACCATGATTGCTCCGTCTGCCTTCGAGCTGGTGGCTCAGCTCGAGATGTACCACCCACGAACCTCACTACGCTTCCAGCTGGCCAG GGTGCTTGTTTTATACCTGGGGAATCTCTACAGCCTCATTATTGCCCTCCTTGATAAGGTCAACAGTATGAGCTCTGCT GTCCCAGTGAATCCAGGGAACTGGTCtgactccagctccttcctggCCACCATCTCTCAGCCGGAGGTAGACAGCCTCTCCACCCTGGTTTCTGACATCTCTGTCTCTGAGCATCGCAACACCACCATAGCGACCATCCCCACGGTGCTGAACATTACTCGGAGCGGCTCAGTGACCATCTCCAACCAGACAGCCCTGTTTGAGAAGAACACCCGCTCTCAGCAGGACCAATGCTGGGAGACCTACGTTGGACAG GAGATGCTGAAGCTGTCCATCATTGACATGATCTTCACGGTGGCCAGCATCCTGCTCATTGACTTCATCAGAGGTTTGGTGGTTCGCTACCTGAGTGATTGTTGCTGCTGGGATTTAGAGAGCAAGTTT CCTGAATATGGAGAATTTAAGATAGCAGAGAATGTCCTGCATCTGATTTATAACCAAGGAATGATCTG gaTGGGAGCATTTTTCTCCCCCTGTCTTCCTGCCTTCAACGTGTTGAAGCTGATTGGTTTGATGTATCTGAGGAGCTGGGCCGTCCTCACCTGTAATGTTCCCCATCAGCAGGTGTTCCGAGCCTCCag ATCAAACAATTTCTACTTGGCTATGCTGCTTTTCATGCTCTTTCTCTGTATGCTGCCCACCATCTTTGCCATAGTGAGGTACAGACCGTCACAGCACTGTGGACCATTCAG TGGCCAAGAGAAGATTTATGACATCATCTCTGAGACAGTGGCCAGTGACTTCCCACTGTGGTTCAGCAAAGTGATGAGTTATGTTACCAGCCCTGTGGTAGTGCTGCCAGCACTGCTACTGCTGTT CATGCTGATATATTATCTCCAGGCCATTGCCAGATCACTCAAATTCACCAACAACCAGTTGAGGATGCAGCTCCAGACT GAGCGGACTGATGACAAGAAGAAAGTCTTTCAGATGGCTGCAG CTAGACTGCAGGCTCCAGAGGCTGCAGCGGACAAAAAGCCTGATCAGCAGGAGAGTGACATCACAAGCCAGGAGGCCTCCATCCACACTCCATCACCCCGACGGAACGGCAGCGTCACAAACTTTCAGTCTCCTATTCGCCGTGGAAACAGCATCCGCACCATCACCCAATCAGCGTCTAGGGCAGACCTGAACAGAGGAAGTGTTGCTGGATCTGTCAGGAGCCCAACAGTGACCATTCTGCCCAAACACAGGCCGGAGCACGTACCTAACAG GCCTCCACCATTTCTTGGTGGCCCTAGTGGTACCTGCAGGTCCAAGTCCTACCACCACATGGCATACAATCACCCAGCTCGCTATTCTGACAACATCCACTCTGACCCCCTGTGCAGGAAGACCATACGCTCCTTACATCCTGTTGAAGCTGCAGGGATCATCACTGCACAGAGTTATGGAGGACGACGTGGTCATACCACCCGCTATGTGATCGTCAACGAGCACGAGCCCAGGAAGAAGCTGCTGCGCTCAGCTACACGGATCCCACGGCATTACCTCATGGAGGAGTCTGCAGAGATCCTGGAGCTGTACCCACGCAACATCAAACGCTACACACCCCGCACAACTCACCACCAACCGCATCCTCACCGGTCCCACCCTTCACAGCAGCATctgagtgaagaagaagaagaggaggaagagggaaaggGCAGGAGAAGGATGTCCATGGGGAAGGCTCATCGGCCCCGTTCCCTCTCGGACCTCCACCAGCCAGCACACTTCTACATCGGTGAGCGCGTGGAGAGCCACGTGCCCATGACTAAAGATGGCCGCACTGCTCGAGGAAGACATGGAGCACCAGacgaggatgaagaagaggatgcTGAAGGAGAAATGGACTGGGAAGAATTGGAGTCACATTCCCGGTTCCAGGCCAAAGCAGACCCTCTTCTTGTGCGAACCAGGCGTCATATCCATTCACCAGGCAGACACTATCAGTCCCCGGCCAGGGTCAGGCACATGGAGTCTTATGTGAAGCCCAAGACAAGACCAAAACTGGAGACCCCTCTGACTGAGTCTGACTCAGCCTCTCTGGCCTCGAGCAGTGACCAGCAGAACAGCAGCACTGACCAGTACATTCAGGTCATCCACAACAAAGAGCGCTATCTCAAGTCTGATGCCAGGCAAGGAAAGCTGCCCAAAAAGAGGTCCAAAACCTGCTTCGATCTAAATGTTACAGAGTCAAATGACCTGGTTTCCTCTAATGTATGA